One genomic region from Pagrus major chromosome 24, Pma_NU_1.0 encodes:
- the LOC140991986 gene encoding NADH-ubiquinone oxidoreductase 75 kDa subunit, mitochondrial-like gives MLRLPTIGRALAGAAKGTLAPSNTVRTPVRAASNMVEVFVDGKPLEVEPGTTVLQACEKAGIQIPRFCYHERLSVAGNCRMCLVEIEKAPKPVAACAMPVMKGWNILTNSEKTRKAREGVMEFLLANHPLDCPICDQGGECDLQDQSMQFGSDRSRFSEGKRAVEDKNIGPLIKTIMTRCIQCTRCVRFASEIAGIEDLGTTGRGNNLQIGTYVEKMFMSELSGNVIDVCPVGALTSKPYAFTARPWETRKTESIDVLDAVGSNIVVSTRGGEVMRVLPRLNEDVNEEWISDKTRFAYDGLKRQRLTQPMVKDASGQLTPTTWEDALTRVAGALQSVQGNEVAVIAGGMADAEALVSLKDLLNRLESENLCTEELFPMAGAGTDLRSNYLLNSRIAGIEECDLLLLVGTNPRYEAPLFNARIRKSWLHNELRVAMVGHQVDLSYTYDHLGEETSVLKELANGTHPFCQVLSAAKRPVVVVGSSALQRDDGAAILSAVSTIAQNVRTTSGVVEGWKVLNVLHRVASQVAALDLGYKAGVEAIRNNPPKVLFLLGADGGCITRADLPKDSLIIYQGHHGDVGAPMADIILPSAAFTEKNATYVNTEGRSQHTRVAVTAPGMAREDWKIIRAVSELVGATLPYDSLEEVRSRLAEVSPNLVRYDDVEEANYFKQANELVKAVNQDLLAAPLVPPQLSVGDFYMTDSISRASQTMAKCVKAVTEGASAVDEPSVC, from the exons ATGTTGCGACTGCCGACCATCGGCCGAGCACTGGCTGGAGCTGCCAAGGGTACCCTGGCTCCTTCCAACACTG TGCGAACTCCAGTGCGTGCTGCCAGCAACATGGTGGAAGTGTTTGTTGATGGGAAACCACTGGAGGTGGAGCCTGGAACTACTGTGCTGCAG GCCTGTGAGAAGGCTGGAATCCAGATCCCCAGGTTTTGTTACCATGAGCGCCTCTCAGTGGCGGGAAACTGTCGTATGTGTCTGGTTGAGATTGAGAAAGCTCCAAAG CCGGTGGCAGCCTGTGCCATGCCTGTCATGAAGGGGTGGAACATCCTCACCAACTCAGAGAAGACACGCAAAGCCAG AGAGGGAGTGATGGAGTTTCTGTTGGCCAACCACCCACTGGACTGCCCCATCTGTGATCAGGGAGGAGAGTGTGACCTGCAG GATCAGTCCATGCAGTTTGGTTCAGACCGTAGTCGTTTCTCAGAAGGGAAAAGAGCAGTCGAGGACAAAAACATCGGGCCGCTCATCAAAACCATCATGACCCGCTGCATCCAGTGCACACGCTGTGTCCG TTTTGCCAGTGAAATTGCTGGTATTGAAGACCTGGGaacaacaggaagaggaaacaaCCTGCAGATCGGGACATACGTGGAGAAGATGTTCATGTCAGAGCTTTCAGGCAACGTTATCGATGTGTGTCCTGTGGGAGCCCTTACCTCCAAACCTTACGCTTTCACCGCACGACCATGGGAGACCAG GAAAACAGAGTCCATTGATGTGTTGGATGCTGTGGGCAGCAACATTGTGGTGAGCACAAGAGGTGGTGAGGTGATGCGGGTGCTGCCCAGGCTAAACGAAGACGTCAACGAAGAATGGATCTCTGACAAGACCAG GTTTGCATATGACGGTCTGAAGAGGCAGAGGTTGACCCAACCAATGGTGAAGGATGCTTCAGGTCAGCTGACCCCAACCACCTGGGAGGATGCTCTCACTCGTGTTGCTGGAgca ctgcagagtgTTCAGGGCAATGAGGTAGCAGTTATTGCAGGAGGAATGGCCGACGCTGAAGCTCTGGTCTCCCTCAAAGACCTCCTGAACAGACTCGAGTCAGAAAACCTTTGCACCGAGGAGCTCTTCCCTATGGCGGGCGCAGG AACTGACCTACGCTCCAACTACCTGTTGAACTCTCGCATCGCTGGCATCGAGGAGTGTGACCTGCTGTTGCTAGTAGGAACCAACCCGCGCTACGAAGCCCCACTCTTCAACGCCAGAATACGCAAGAG CTGGCTCCACAATGAGCTGCGTGTTGCCATGGTGGGTCACCAAGTTGATCTGAGCTACACTTACGATCACCTGGGAGAGGAAACGTCAGTACTGAAGGAGCTGGCTAATGGCACACACCCCTTCTGCCAG GTCCTGTCAGCTGCCAAGCGTCCTGTAGTGGTTGTGGGCAGCAGCGCTCTGCAGAGAGATGACGGAGCTGCCATTTTGAGCGCTGTCTCCACCATTGCTCAGAACGTTAGAACCACTAGTGGAGTGGTGGAGGGGTGGAAAGTCCTCAACGTCCTGCATAG agTGGCCAGTCAGGTGGCTGCTTTGGACCTGGGCTACAAGGCCGGTGTGGAGGCCATCAGGAACAATCCACCCAAAGTCCTGTTCCTGCTGGGAGCTGATGGGGGCTGCATCACCAGAGCTGACCTGCCTAAAGACAGCCTCATTATCTACCAgg GTCACCATGGTGACGTAGGAGCACCAATGGCAGACATCATCCTACCTAGTGCGGCATTCACAGAGAAAAATGCTACCTATGTCAACACTGAAGGTAGGAGCCAACACACTCGGGTGGCAGTCACCGCTCCGGGAATGGCCCGAGAGGACTGGAAGATCATCAGGGCTGTATCTGAA ctggTCGGTGCGACACTGCCCTACGACTCTCTGGAAGAGGTCCGATCCAGACTAGCTGAGGTCTCTCCTAATCTGGTCCGTTATGACGATGTAGAGGAGGCAAACTACTTCAAACAGGCTAATGAACTTGTCAAG GCTGTGAACCAGGACCTCTTAGCAGCTCCTCTTGTACCACCTCAGCTTTCGGTAGGGGACTTCTACATGACag ACTCCATCAGCAGGGCTTCCCAGACGATGGCCAAATGCGTAAAAGCCGTGACAGAAGGAGCGTCCGCTGTCGATGAGCCTTCAGTTTGCTAG